A part of Maridesulfovibrio hydrothermalis AM13 = DSM 14728 genomic DNA contains:
- a CDS encoding Nucleoside recognition domain protein, with translation MSLSPEILWSGLGWPLIRLILFISLGLFVGNIVEGLRWTRAMGKVATPLIRAGRLKDISGASFALAFFSGVAANSMLSEAYEKGEISDRELVVSNLFNSLPTYFLHMPTVFFIAAPFIGSVAFIYVGLTLLAAFVRTAAIVLWGRFALPEDKVCGNVLSKLKEQESKSFSEILAKALKRLKKRLPRVIYITIPIYIVFFFLRQYGYFEAFQAYLSDHLTFLSWLNPKIFGVIAFSIAAEFTAGLAAAGALLGAGTLEPREIVLALMVGNILSTPMRAVRHQLPYYAGIFRGKMAIKLIIYNQGLRAVSLMLVGAVYFVVTM, from the coding sequence TTGTCTCTTTCCCCTGAAATTCTCTGGAGCGGACTCGGCTGGCCGTTGATCCGGCTCATTTTATTTATCAGTCTCGGCCTGTTTGTCGGTAATATTGTTGAAGGTCTTCGCTGGACAAGGGCTATGGGCAAGGTTGCAACTCCGCTCATCCGCGCTGGACGGCTCAAAGATATCAGCGGCGCAAGTTTTGCGTTAGCCTTTTTTTCCGGAGTAGCTGCGAACTCCATGCTTTCTGAAGCTTATGAGAAAGGTGAAATCTCTGACCGTGAACTTGTGGTATCAAACCTTTTTAACAGCTTGCCTACTTATTTTCTGCATATGCCCACGGTCTTTTTCATTGCCGCTCCGTTTATCGGCAGCGTGGCTTTTATTTATGTAGGCTTAACGCTTCTCGCTGCTTTTGTCCGCACTGCGGCAATTGTGCTCTGGGGCCGTTTTGCGTTACCGGAAGATAAAGTATGCGGCAATGTGCTCAGTAAATTGAAAGAACAGGAATCGAAATCCTTTTCCGAGATTCTTGCCAAGGCTTTAAAGCGATTAAAAAAAAGACTGCCTCGCGTAATCTACATAACTATTCCTATCTACATAGTTTTCTTCTTTTTGCGCCAATATGGTTATTTTGAGGCTTTTCAAGCATACTTGAGTGATCATCTTACCTTTCTTTCATGGCTTAATCCTAAAATATTCGGCGTAATAGCTTTCAGTATAGCAGCGGAGTTCACCGCAGGGCTTGCCGCTGCCGGAGCACTTCTCGGGGCCGGAACGCTTGAACCAAGAGAGATTGTACTGGCTCTCATGGTCGGAAATATTTTGTCCACACCCATGCGTGCTGTACGCCATCAGCTTCCATATTATGCCGGAATATTCAGAGGGAAAATGGCTATCAAGCTCATTATCTACAATCAAGGGCTGCGTGCGGTAAGCCTGATGCTGGTCGGGGCTGTGTATTTTGTTGTTACGATGTAG
- a CDS encoding diguanylate cyclase, with protein sequence MQKGTDNKFILAVCFACLVALLFFATQHFIKLAVKRNEVLFNDNQFDQSRIIADALTREVACLTSTSQVLAHSSLARFFNGTISGGEVESLFGVQIKQHDTIDGYVYFNSSGRIELEAIRSASRKKVIEDAARSFNRGAWFEFSKSSPKPYLTFSHANSKEQLLGLVFPVRVDSRLKGILIQVINLKPLIKLYISPLRSGEHCAGFLISSRGVVIYDHDPEIIGKNIFQGIHNEYPEVLALDRRLVTEDSGQAEYLLPIKRKGKSIRKLISWNAARIGSQKYVVCIAVPAAKITGIITDFKHIYFLTNALVLLALGLGLYTFIRRRAEQKIRENGRRLVLALEGNRDGIWDWNIKTSEVYFSPRLKEMLGFTEEEMTASVEEWKSRVHPGDADKVSETINNHIQGNTPFYESEHRVRCKDGSYKWILDRGKIYSLDEGGKPERMIGTRTDVTEKKRIELEIRKLSLAVESSPSAVVITDTDGMIEYVNRSFEEITKYSSAEAIGKNPSELIKSDSQQADIYEDLWKTISSGKVWRGELVNRTKFGENYWCRLSISPVYNDLGTIINYVGIQEDLTELKKKELALKQLATTDELTGINNRRNFMEMADQEMRRTKRKESSMSVSILDIDHFKRVNDTYGHGFGDFVLKEMAALIQDVIREMDIFGRIGGEEFALILPDTEAEGAFILLERLRGKIENYKFKFHGVSIIVTASFGYTVFDGSYSESLTELMKHADRALYAAKAQGRNRVVFAREPESH encoded by the coding sequence ATGCAGAAGGGGACCGACAATAAATTTATTCTGGCAGTGTGCTTTGCGTGTTTGGTCGCTTTGCTCTTCTTTGCCACTCAGCATTTTATTAAATTGGCAGTTAAAAGAAATGAAGTGCTGTTTAATGATAACCAATTCGACCAATCCAGAATCATAGCTGATGCATTGACCAGAGAGGTGGCCTGCCTGACATCTACTTCGCAAGTTCTGGCTCATTCTTCTTTGGCCCGTTTTTTTAATGGGACCATTTCAGGCGGGGAAGTGGAGTCTTTATTTGGCGTACAGATTAAGCAGCATGACACTATTGACGGTTACGTCTATTTTAACAGTTCAGGCAGAATAGAGTTGGAAGCCATTCGCTCTGCCTCCCGGAAAAAAGTCATTGAAGATGCAGCCCGGTCATTCAATCGGGGTGCATGGTTTGAATTTTCAAAATCTTCTCCAAAGCCATATCTTACCTTTTCTCATGCAAACAGTAAGGAACAACTGCTGGGACTGGTTTTTCCGGTACGGGTTGATTCCCGGCTCAAAGGAATTTTAATTCAGGTTATCAACCTGAAGCCGTTAATTAAATTGTATATCAGCCCGCTGCGTTCCGGCGAGCATTGCGCCGGTTTTCTGATATCTTCCAGAGGAGTAGTTATTTATGATCATGATCCTGAGATAATAGGTAAAAATATATTTCAGGGCATTCATAATGAATATCCGGAAGTGCTTGCTCTGGATCGGAGGCTCGTCACAGAGGATTCCGGTCAGGCGGAGTATTTACTGCCCATAAAACGCAAGGGCAAGAGTATACGTAAACTGATCAGCTGGAATGCTGCCCGTATCGGCAGTCAGAAATATGTGGTTTGTATTGCTGTGCCTGCTGCTAAGATCACGGGGATTATTACTGACTTTAAGCACATCTATTTTTTAACGAATGCATTGGTTCTTCTGGCACTGGGGCTGGGGCTTTATACTTTTATCCGCAGGAGGGCCGAACAGAAAATAAGAGAGAATGGAAGGCGTTTAGTCCTCGCATTAGAGGGAAACAGAGATGGTATATGGGACTGGAATATTAAAACTTCAGAAGTGTACTTTTCTCCGCGTTTGAAAGAGATGCTCGGGTTTACGGAGGAGGAAATGACAGCCTCCGTGGAAGAGTGGAAGTCGCGGGTACATCCCGGCGATGCTGATAAGGTCTCTGAAACAATAAATAATCATATTCAAGGAAATACTCCTTTTTATGAAAGCGAGCATCGCGTCCGCTGTAAGGACGGTTCGTATAAATGGATATTGGATCGGGGTAAAATATACAGTTTAGATGAAGGCGGCAAGCCGGAGAGAATGATAGGAACCCGTACCGATGTTACTGAAAAGAAAAGGATAGAACTGGAAATACGCAAACTGTCATTGGCTGTTGAAAGCAGTCCATCAGCTGTAGTTATTACTGATACTGACGGTATGATTGAATATGTGAACAGAAGCTTTGAGGAGATAACAAAATATTCTTCAGCGGAAGCTATAGGTAAAAACCCCTCGGAATTGATTAAATCAGATTCTCAGCAAGCGGACATATACGAGGATCTGTGGAAAACCATTTCATCAGGTAAGGTTTGGCGCGGTGAGTTGGTTAACAGAACCAAATTCGGCGAAAATTACTGGTGCAGGCTTTCTATTTCTCCGGTGTATAACGACCTTGGCACTATAATCAATTACGTAGGTATTCAGGAAGATCTTACGGAGCTTAAGAAAAAAGAGCTGGCTCTTAAGCAACTGGCAACGACTGATGAGCTTACCGGAATAAATAACAGACGTAATTTTATGGAAATGGCCGATCAGGAGATGCGGCGTACCAAAAGGAAGGAATCCAGTATGTCTGTGTCTATTCTGGATATTGATCACTTTAAGAGAGTAAACGATACCTATGGTCATGGTTTCGGGGATTTTGTGCTTAAAGAAATGGCAGCCCTTATTCAGGACGTGATAAGGGAGATGGATATTTTTGGTAGAATCGGGGGAGAGGAGTTTGCTCTGATTCTTCCAGACACTGAGGCTGAAGGGGCATTTATTTTGCTTGAGCGGTTACGTGGTAAAATAGAAAATTATAAATTTAAGTTTCATGGAGTATCAATTATAGTTACAGCAAGCTTTGGCTATACAGTTTTTGACGGTAGTTATTCTGAATCCCTGACGGAACTTATGAAACACGCAGACCGCGCCCTCTACGCTGCAAAGGCGCAAGGACGCAACCGGGTTGTTTTTGCTAGAGAGCCTGAATCTCATTAA
- a CDS encoding LexA family transcriptional regulator, protein MSKWFDESLERIKKATGTRTQVQLAEILNIRQSSISDAKRRSSIPAEWYIKLYRTHGLNPEWLSDGIEPVYLKPGKGKIAADTILSETTAQYGQVQSRGRIVPVSSMAGEDVSSQTWMPQQVSELNIPETFYRSSLVVLRVEGSSMEPAIRRDAFAGIDDTQKRLMAGDIYAIYVPHQGVVIRRVFFDPENSRFILRPEDSQHPEQYIAVEDQDKFVVGRVVWVMQEL, encoded by the coding sequence GTGTCAAAGTGGTTTGATGAAAGTTTGGAAAGAATTAAAAAGGCTACCGGTACTAGAACTCAAGTTCAGCTTGCCGAGATTCTTAATATACGGCAGTCAAGTATCTCTGATGCAAAGAGGCGGAGTTCTATCCCAGCTGAATGGTATATCAAGCTGTACAGAACCCACGGCCTGAACCCCGAGTGGTTGTCTGACGGTATTGAGCCTGTGTATCTGAAGCCGGGTAAGGGTAAAATTGCAGCTGATACAATTTTAAGCGAAACTACTGCCCAGTACGGGCAGGTACAGTCGCGGGGAAGAATTGTTCCTGTTTCATCCATGGCCGGTGAAGATGTCAGCTCCCAGACATGGATGCCACAGCAGGTATCAGAGCTGAACATTCCTGAAACTTTTTATCGTTCTTCTCTTGTGGTTCTCAGGGTGGAAGGTTCATCCATGGAGCCGGCCATCAGGAGAGACGCTTTTGCGGGAATAGATGATACCCAGAAAAGGCTTATGGCTGGTGATATCTACGCCATTTATGTTCCTCATCAGGGTGTCGTGATTCGCAGGGTCTTTTTTGATCCTGAAAATTCCCGTTTCATATTGCGGCCCGAAGATTCACAGCATCCTGAACAGTATATTGCCGTTGAAGATCAGGATAAATTTGTTGTGGGACGAGTTGTATGGGTTATGCAGGAACTTTAG
- a CDS encoding sensor histidine kinase, with the protein MGNRKKSADVYSLEPVGMLGEGFHLSAELGPEKLLSIQRRIHEKMDDYKDYSFSATEKRALMIFFDLAQEFDSLEEFFTICTAVPKFLFDLDCRLYLAIGPDEFVPVGRTENKAPVCSAVPLVKEYRGEHLFVPIRGNIELVDQLPFKPAGDVIGCFELYKIENLSPHQSLFFEKFVNRVGFQLHSKLLRRKGQEHLDFVRNLVKDVGHNVIVPNMYFKLFYNRLRDRIENIHKLEGEVENKPAEQLRNDLEQLYSGLVSQFNEIHSHYEQTSLFLETLLRRQHFEEGRYIVEKRPCNLLKKIIEPQLERYRSRFEERGIRLDISMGGVPDLEVIIVADVGLISQVYANLFSNAVKYTREATMGDGRKDKFTAYGWEDVPDHFKNGWDGLKLNVFTTGPHLSEDDRDKLFQPGFRSENVGNEYGSGHGLFFVRQVVELHGGEVGYEAQDGGNNFFFILPLGDE; encoded by the coding sequence ATGGGAAATCGGAAAAAAAGTGCAGATGTATATTCATTAGAACCGGTAGGCATGCTTGGTGAAGGCTTTCACCTTTCAGCAGAACTTGGTCCTGAAAAGCTGTTATCCATCCAGCGCAGGATCCATGAAAAGATGGACGATTACAAGGATTACAGCTTTTCAGCCACTGAAAAGCGGGCCTTGATGATCTTTTTTGATCTGGCTCAGGAGTTTGATTCTCTTGAGGAGTTTTTTACCATCTGTACCGCTGTTCCTAAATTTTTGTTCGACCTTGATTGCCGGCTGTATCTTGCCATCGGTCCTGACGAGTTTGTTCCTGTGGGAAGAACTGAAAATAAAGCCCCGGTATGCAGTGCCGTGCCTCTTGTGAAAGAATACCGGGGAGAGCACCTTTTCGTTCCCATCCGTGGTAATATCGAACTGGTTGACCAGTTGCCGTTTAAGCCGGCCGGAGATGTGATAGGCTGTTTTGAACTGTATAAAATAGAAAATCTTTCACCGCATCAATCTCTCTTTTTTGAAAAATTCGTAAACCGCGTCGGGTTTCAGCTCCACAGCAAACTTCTTCGCCGTAAAGGGCAGGAACATCTTGATTTTGTCCGTAATCTGGTCAAAGACGTGGGCCATAACGTAATTGTTCCCAACATGTATTTTAAACTTTTCTATAATCGACTGCGCGACAGAATAGAGAACATCCACAAACTTGAGGGTGAAGTTGAAAATAAGCCGGCCGAGCAGCTCCGTAATGACCTTGAGCAGCTTTATTCCGGTCTGGTTTCGCAATTTAATGAAATACACAGCCACTACGAGCAGACCAGTCTCTTTTTAGAAACTCTGCTCCGGCGGCAGCACTTTGAAGAGGGACGTTACATTGTAGAAAAGCGTCCTTGCAATCTTCTGAAGAAAATAATCGAACCACAACTGGAGAGGTATCGGTCACGGTTTGAAGAGCGCGGCATACGGCTGGACATCAGTATGGGCGGCGTGCCCGATCTGGAAGTGATTATCGTTGCCGATGTGGGGTTGATTTCGCAAGTTTATGCTAATCTTTTTTCGAATGCCGTTAAATATACCCGTGAAGCAACAATGGGGGATGGCCGGAAAGATAAGTTTACAGCTTATGGATGGGAGGATGTTCCTGATCATTTTAAAAATGGCTGGGACGGCCTTAAATTGAACGTTTTTACCACCGGCCCGCATTTGTCTGAAGATGATCGGGATAAACTTTTTCAGCCCGGATTCCGCAGTGAAAATGTCGGGAATGAGTATGGTTCCGGTCATGGGTTGTTTTTTGTTCGTCAGGTTGTGGAACTTCATGGCGGTGAAGTTGGTTATGAAGCTCAGGATGGCGGAAATAACTTCTTTTTTATTCTCCCCTTAGGCGATGAGTAG
- the panB gene encoding 3-methyl-2-oxobutanoate hydroxymethyltransferase: MKKITAPDILALKGQRKISMVTAYDYPSGQIADAAEVDMILVGDSLGMVVLGYDDTLSVTMEDMLHHGAAVSRGAKRALIVGDMPFMSYQPSVAMAVENAGRFLSRTGARAVKLEGGFPFLDHITAIVNSGVPVQGHIGLTPQHVARFGGFKAQGKSARSAAALVDEAVALEAAGCFSIVLEAVPCEVAQEITGRISIPTIGIGAGPHTDGQVLVYHDILGLFDRFVPAFVKKYAQLRGESIDAIKSYVDEVASGAFPAEGNFSKMKDEELKQFKTLLRERI; this comes from the coding sequence ATGAAAAAAATTACAGCTCCAGATATATTGGCACTTAAAGGACAGCGTAAAATTTCAATGGTTACCGCTTATGACTATCCATCCGGCCAGATTGCTGATGCGGCTGAGGTGGACATGATTCTTGTCGGTGATTCTCTCGGGATGGTTGTCCTCGGCTATGATGATACTCTGTCTGTAACGATGGAGGACATGCTGCATCACGGAGCCGCAGTTTCCCGAGGTGCTAAAAGAGCACTCATCGTCGGTGACATGCCGTTTATGTCCTATCAGCCTTCTGTTGCAATGGCGGTGGAAAATGCCGGCAGATTCTTAAGTAGAACAGGAGCGCGTGCGGTAAAGCTGGAAGGCGGTTTTCCTTTTCTGGATCATATCACCGCCATTGTTAATTCCGGTGTGCCGGTGCAGGGGCATATCGGTTTAACTCCGCAGCATGTTGCTCGTTTTGGTGGATTTAAAGCGCAGGGCAAAAGTGCCCGTTCTGCTGCCGCGCTCGTTGACGAGGCCGTTGCCCTTGAAGCTGCCGGATGTTTTTCTATTGTCCTTGAAGCTGTGCCCTGTGAGGTTGCTCAGGAGATAACCGGGCGGATTAGTATCCCCACTATCGGTATCGGAGCAGGACCGCATACAGACGGGCAGGTGCTTGTTTATCATGACATCCTCGGCCTTTTTGACCGTTTCGTACCTGCGTTTGTCAAAAAATATGCTCAGCTGCGCGGCGAAAGTATTGATGCCATCAAAAGTTATGTCGATGAAGTCGCTAGCGGAGCATTTCCAGCCGAAGGAAATTTTAGCAAAATGAAGGACGAAGAACTCAAGCAGTTTAAAACCTTACTCCGCGAACGTATTTAA
- a CDS encoding 3'-5' exonuclease, whose product MQVPEEYKKKFTKAEINELPLRQYEGPIKLIDNEEDVPDAIAKLSKCKLLGFDTETRPVFRKGLSYPPSLIQLATDDCVYLLHLSHISLSDYIKKLLSSADIIKTGVAVINDVKELRQVSPFDGKGFVDLGDLARSLEMQTNGLRNLAANLLGFRISKGVQCSNWGRKELTPQQLTYAATDAWVSREIYLKFKDLGIL is encoded by the coding sequence ATGCAAGTACCTGAAGAATACAAAAAAAAATTTACTAAAGCTGAAATCAATGAACTTCCTTTGCGGCAATATGAAGGCCCTATCAAGCTCATTGACAATGAAGAAGATGTTCCCGATGCCATTGCGAAGCTAAGCAAATGCAAACTGCTCGGCTTTGATACCGAAACCAGACCTGTTTTCAGGAAAGGACTGTCCTATCCTCCTTCTCTTATCCAGCTTGCAACAGATGACTGTGTCTACCTGCTGCATTTAAGCCACATTTCTTTATCAGACTACATTAAGAAGCTTCTATCTTCTGCCGATATAATCAAAACAGGCGTGGCTGTTATCAATGATGTTAAGGAACTCCGGCAGGTTTCCCCATTTGACGGCAAAGGATTTGTCGACCTCGGGGATCTTGCCAGAAGTCTTGAAATGCAAACAAACGGACTGCGCAATCTTGCTGCGAACCTGCTTGGTTTCCGTATTTCCAAAGGAGTGCAATGCTCTAACTGGGGCCGCAAAGAACTGACCCCGCAACAGCTGACTTATGCGGCTACTGACGCATGGGTCAGTAGAGAAATATACCTGAAATTTAAAGACCTTGGGATTCTATAA
- the serB gene encoding phosphoserine phosphatase SerB, protein MPEIILIQISGEDKPGLTSSLTGVLAGYGIDILDIGQSVIHNQLVLGVLIRIPPEAESAPVLKDIMFKGYEQGVNVKFKPIEGDKYMDWVSAQGKPRHIITLVGRKASGTAISKVANIIAENGLNIDMIHRLSGRIPMNGEPAPRHACVEFSVRGVPTDLDLMRASFLTMATEEQVDIALQEDNVFRRNRRLVAFDMDSTLIQTEVIDELAKAAGAGERVSNITESAMRGEIDFKESLRQRLASLKGLDESVMEEIAQRLPITEGAERLISNLKKFGYKTAIISGGFTYFGEKLQQHLGVDYVYANRLEIKNGKLTGEVLGDIVDGPKKAELLRKIAEKEQISLQQAIAVGDGANDLPMLSIAGLGIAFHAKPKVKKDARQSISHFGLDSILYLIGLRDRDTD, encoded by the coding sequence ATGCCTGAAATAATACTTATTCAAATATCCGGCGAAGACAAACCCGGTCTGACCTCCTCACTTACCGGAGTTCTGGCGGGCTACGGAATTGATATTCTTGATATCGGCCAGAGCGTTATCCACAACCAGCTGGTTCTCGGGGTGCTTATCCGCATACCCCCTGAAGCGGAATCAGCACCGGTGCTCAAGGATATAATGTTCAAAGGTTACGAACAAGGCGTTAACGTTAAGTTCAAACCAATTGAAGGTGACAAATACATGGACTGGGTCAGTGCGCAAGGCAAACCCAGACACATCATCACTCTGGTGGGCCGTAAAGCCAGCGGAACAGCCATTTCAAAAGTTGCAAATATCATTGCTGAAAATGGTCTGAACATTGACATGATTCACCGCCTGTCAGGCCGAATCCCCATGAACGGGGAACCGGCTCCGCGTCACGCCTGCGTAGAATTTTCTGTCCGCGGAGTTCCTACCGATCTTGATCTTATGCGCGCAAGTTTCCTGACGATGGCAACTGAGGAGCAAGTTGATATTGCTTTGCAGGAAGACAATGTTTTCCGCCGTAACAGAAGGCTGGTCGCTTTTGATATGGACTCCACCCTGATTCAGACCGAAGTTATTGATGAACTGGCTAAAGCAGCAGGGGCAGGAGAACGGGTCAGTAATATTACTGAATCGGCCATGCGCGGGGAAATAGACTTTAAGGAAAGCCTGCGCCAGAGACTGGCAAGCCTGAAAGGTCTGGATGAATCCGTGATGGAGGAAATAGCGCAAAGACTGCCCATCACTGAAGGCGCAGAGCGGCTTATTTCCAATCTCAAAAAATTCGGTTACAAAACCGCCATTATTTCCGGAGGGTTTACCTACTTCGGCGAAAAGCTGCAGCAGCACCTCGGCGTGGATTACGTATATGCCAACAGGCTGGAAATTAAAAACGGCAAGCTGACCGGAGAAGTCCTCGGAGATATCGTTGACGGCCCAAAAAAAGCTGAACTGCTGCGCAAGATTGCAGAAAAAGAGCAGATCAGCCTGCAACAGGCCATTGCCGTCGGTGACGGGGCAAATGATCTGCCGATGCTGTCCATAGCGGGACTTGGAATTGCTTTCCATGCCAAACCCAAAGTTAAAAAGGATGCCCGTCAGTCCATATCCCACTTCGGGCTGGATTCAATCCTTTATCTGATAGGTCTCAGGGACAGGGATACGGATTAA
- a CDS encoding peptide chain release factor 3 → MSEQIDPILKKEVERRRTFGIISHPDAGKTTLTEKLLLYGGAIQMAGTVKSRKANRHATSDWMAMEQERGISVTTSVMKFNYKDYEVNLLDTPGHQDFSEDTYRVLTAVDSALMVIDCAKGVEVQTKKLMEVCRMRDTPIITFINKMDREGVDPFDLLQDIEDTLHIECAPLSWPIGMGADFKGTYNIHKGELHLFSAIHGGAIQKGEIIKDLSSSRLDELLGDQADQLRDELELLEGAGYPFDKERYLAGKQTPVFFGSAINNFGVQEMLDSFVELAPHPRPRATTTREVSPFESDFSAVAFKIQANMDPAHRDRIAFVRICSGQFKRGMKVRHHRIGKEVQIANATIFMAQDRTGVEEAWPGDIIGIHNHGTIKIGDTFTSTKEELKFTGIPNFAPEHFRRVILRNPLKSKQLNKGLHQLAEEGAVQLFKPLGNNDNILGAVGLLQFDVIMSRLKDEYSVDALYEPVEYHTARWICSDDAKQIDGIKKRYPRFVALDGDGNLTFLAPSQWRLQQAEEEWPKIDFNKTREHE, encoded by the coding sequence ATGTCTGAACAGATAGATCCCATCCTTAAAAAAGAAGTTGAGCGCAGAAGAACTTTCGGCATTATCAGTCATCCTGATGCCGGTAAAACGACTTTAACTGAAAAACTCCTTCTTTATGGTGGTGCTATTCAGATGGCCGGGACAGTAAAATCCCGCAAAGCAAACCGCCATGCGACTTCCGACTGGATGGCAATGGAGCAGGAACGTGGAATTTCCGTTACCACATCGGTTATGAAGTTCAACTACAAGGATTATGAAGTAAACCTTCTGGACACCCCCGGCCATCAGGATTTCTCCGAAGATACCTACCGCGTGCTCACTGCTGTTGACTCCGCCCTTATGGTTATCGACTGTGCAAAAGGTGTTGAAGTTCAGACCAAAAAGCTCATGGAAGTCTGCCGCATGCGTGACACTCCCATTATCACTTTCATCAACAAGATGGACCGTGAAGGAGTTGATCCGTTTGACCTGCTTCAGGACATTGAAGACACCCTGCACATTGAATGCGCGCCGCTTAGCTGGCCGATCGGTATGGGGGCTGACTTCAAAGGCACTTACAATATCCACAAAGGAGAGCTGCACCTGTTCTCCGCCATACACGGCGGAGCTATCCAGAAAGGTGAGATAATTAAAGATCTTTCAAGCTCCCGCCTTGATGAACTGCTCGGCGATCAGGCTGACCAGCTCCGCGATGAACTGGAACTGCTTGAAGGCGCCGGTTATCCCTTTGACAAGGAACGTTATCTCGCCGGCAAGCAGACCCCTGTATTTTTCGGTAGTGCCATCAACAACTTCGGCGTGCAGGAAATGCTGGATTCATTTGTTGAACTGGCTCCCCATCCACGCCCCAGAGCCACAACCACACGCGAAGTTTCTCCGTTCGAAAGCGATTTTTCAGCTGTAGCCTTTAAGATTCAGGCAAATATGGACCCCGCCCACCGTGACCGCATTGCATTTGTCCGCATCTGTTCCGGTCAGTTCAAAAGAGGCATGAAAGTCCGCCATCACCGCATCGGCAAAGAAGTACAAATTGCCAACGCCACTATCTTCATGGCGCAGGATCGGACCGGTGTTGAAGAAGCATGGCCCGGTGATATCATCGGTATACACAACCACGGGACCATCAAAATAGGTGATACTTTCACCTCCACCAAAGAAGAACTCAAATTCACCGGAATTCCCAACTTTGCACCGGAACATTTCCGTCGGGTTATTCTCAGGAATCCCCTCAAGAGCAAACAGCTCAACAAAGGACTGCACCAGCTTGCTGAAGAAGGTGCAGTGCAGCTTTTCAAACCGCTCGGAAATAACGACAATATCCTCGGAGCTGTCGGTTTGCTACAGTTTGATGTCATCATGTCACGCCTTAAAGATGAATACAGCGTAGATGCTCTATACGAGCCGGTGGAATATCACACCGCAAGATGGATTTGCAGTGACGACGCAAAACAGATTGATGGGATCAAAAAACGTTACCCCCGCTTTGTCGCCCTTGATGGAGACGGCAACCTGACTTTTCTTGCCCCGAGTCAGTGGCGTTTGCAACAGGCTGAAGAAGAATGGCCGAAAATTGATTTCAACAAGACAAGGGAGCATGAATAA
- a CDS encoding DUF4198 domain-containing protein: protein MKLKVAFLNLIALMVFAIPASAHFQMVYTPEIAKNKGAETQFKLVFTHPYEAGHTMGMGMPQEFYMLHQKGEEGKTKKVDLKSYLKPITWKSLTNSGEAYEATLPKKIVRSMGDYTLVLVPAPYYEGEEDIYIQQVTKTYMNVGGLPGNWAAPAGLKTEWVPLVKPYAMWTGMVFKAQLLSNGKPVPNADVEVEYMNHEPDMKNNAFEKKAKSKAPHDAFVTMGIKTDAHGYIEFATPKAGWWGFCALGSGPDTEYKGKELSQDAVIWIKAVDM from the coding sequence ATGAAACTTAAAGTTGCTTTTTTGAATCTGATCGCACTCATGGTTTTTGCAATTCCTGCCTCAGCACATTTTCAGATGGTCTATACCCCTGAAATTGCGAAAAACAAGGGAGCTGAAACACAGTTCAAGCTGGTTTTCACCCACCCCTACGAAGCAGGTCATACTATGGGGATGGGAATGCCGCAGGAATTCTATATGCTGCATCAAAAAGGTGAGGAAGGAAAAACCAAAAAAGTTGACCTCAAATCCTATCTCAAACCGATCACATGGAAAAGTCTGACCAATTCCGGCGAGGCATACGAAGCAACTCTGCCCAAAAAGATTGTCCGCTCCATGGGCGACTACACTCTGGTACTGGTTCCCGCGCCTTACTATGAAGGGGAGGAAGATATATACATCCAGCAGGTGACTAAGACCTACATGAATGTTGGCGGTCTGCCTGGTAACTGGGCTGCCCCAGCGGGCCTTAAAACCGAATGGGTTCCTCTTGTTAAGCCTTATGCAATGTGGACCGGCATGGTTTTTAAAGCGCAGCTTCTTTCAAACGGCAAACCTGTACCTAATGCTGATGTGGAAGTAGAGTATATGAACCATGAGCCTGACATGAAAAATAATGCTTTTGAAAAGAAAGCAAAATCTAAGGCTCCACACGATGCATTTGTGACCATGGGAATCAAGACTGATGCTCACGGTTACATCGAGTTCGCCACACCTAAAGCAGGGTGGTGGGGTTTTTGTGCACTTGGTTCCGGTCCAGATACTGAATACAAAGGCAAGGAACTTTCACAGGATGCAGTCATTTGGATTAAAGCAGTTGATATGTAG